Proteins co-encoded in one Cydia splendana chromosome 11, ilCydSple1.2, whole genome shotgun sequence genomic window:
- the LOC134794728 gene encoding uncharacterized protein LOC134794728, whose translation MPTDIMSVSCRAERFGQSYTKKSCDAEVKSGFVVLSGLGRIRQDVRVVVYRTSLEHFVVIYPRKRLSKPIGVVNLRNTSVERAEQEMGLVVRQKGYDNAISAKFLCAERDVDSWITALSARVSPSCQQQTSLPVLVEEEAFDN comes from the coding sequence ATGCCAACCGATATTATGTCAGTCTCGTGTCGCGCCGAGCGCTTCGGCCAAAGTTACACCAAGAAATCATGCGACGCGGAGGTGAAATCCGGCTTCGTGGTCCTTTCAGGGCTAGGGAGGATACGACAGGACGTCAGAGTGGTGGTGTATAGGACATCTTTAGAGCACTTCGTCGTGATCTATCCCAGGAAGCGTCTGTCGAAGCCCATCGGTGTCGTTAACCTGAGGAATACATCAGTCGAGCGCGCTGAACAAGAGATGGGTTTAGTCGTGCGACAAAAGGGTTACGACAATGCGATATCCGCGAAGTTTTTGTGTGCTGAACGAGATGTGGACTCCTGGATAACGGCGCTCAGCGCACGAGTGTCGCCTTCGTGCCAACAGCAGACGAGCCTGCCGGTGCTCGTCGAGGAGGAAGCCTTCGACAACTGA
- the LOC134794729 gene encoding uncharacterized protein LOC134794729 — MVNYFIYAKDFSGSTQGENYFHSNGMKSFKEFKSDVEKIEKQLLDAGEPSTESKIIYLHWGDECYEVDEDATVIAYNELQSGNMGTDPGTIIEWIKSNSNIYGENNKIKLMYIITDGLIDHNEAMRCFKLNEDMNYERVVFHAFNEWEYNIDLSVAASFLKCQCMVYRNYVLYDNVNISEEYDYNKINLDNFAAEKENLKSYIKLKYINKFKHDVLALQEIDKLKKLRNRLFAELSSKSQKNESNLNTKDKNVFLAEFIKTDWYINLNAPSHGWKVEVEKAISTLINYIVSDTKSYSFDALKFETKFDNPIEEEPIVEVNFAAEQEIEFPDIILDDEKGIPVILLTEFNMLDKLIFHRTNDSTEVSPASFNKFKSTMECPLFLLNDSDISESIGYFYTLNVYKQLLTNTNKTEPRTRRPYHGGLVLIDTDEFDKYNDYILAATYFYFKKINYNIGLFYYILLKNCENKEWMDINVVKQFKKYVMRRISSTVCKIGLSGLPLDPPYITSLPTALWYCVELSSCIFRNDHQNFTHERLRMYYGVAHCMIEILKDLNYDLDLESIGKRRDVIRHVMILKKIPTHGERVYYLLEKIFKNVNGFLVSEIEKPFNIRKLSYLNLDHKGMLGDDDINDGVVVNLNDYVHLMYFINDQNKSKDGRGMFEICDKTFRPFFTVENNKSFYAELNEVSKKVVINDDSDKDKVNVTYDAIDTMEFDRILSVYNLFINCVKDTEKYPTLDEYIEYILKKKKYHGDLVTIFPSNVIYMINEVYSRYQDIVKNVDVKEFIHICKTYVSRIERVKIEGIMTFNSDKEILEFIISEKRKVNLKKTGQDKPRVVKSSVPSNQAKTQQTKQISKRKGPQRHFRGRRPFRRRGFVPNTQKPTN, encoded by the coding sequence ATGGTTAATTACTTCATTTACGCAAAAGACTTTTCGGGGTCTACGCaaggtgaaaattattttcacagcaatggtatgaaatcgtTTAAAGAATTTAAAAGTGACGTAGAGAAAATAGAGAAACAACTTTTGGATGCCGGAGAGCCTTCAACAGAATCtaaaataatttacttacaCTGGGGAGACGAATGTTACGAAGTTGATGAAGACGCAACTGTGATAGCATATAACGAACTGCAGTCTGGAAACATGGGTACAGATCCGGGAACGATTATTGAATGGATAAAAAGCAATAGTAATATTTAtggtgaaaataataaaatcaagcTAATGTATATTATAACTGATGGTTTGATTGATCATAATGAAGCGATGAGATGTTTCAAACTAAATGAAGATATGAATTACGAAAGGGTCGTTTTTCATGCCTTTAATGAATGGGAATATAATATAGATCTCTCTGTAGCCGCGTCATTTTTAAAATGCCAATGCATGGTTTATCGTAATTACGTGCTCTATGATAACGTAAATATTTCAGAAGAGTATGActacaataaaattaatctCGATAATTTtgcagccgaaaaggaaaatttaAAGTCTTATATCAAATTAAAGTATATCAATAAATTCAAACACGACGTTCTTGCTTTACAAGAGATAGATAAATTGAAGAAGTTGCGAAATCGACTGTTTGCAGAATTGTCATCCAAATCACAAAAGAATGAATCGAATCTCAATACGAAagacaaaaatgtatttttggcCGAATTTATTAAAACAGACTGGTACATCAACCTCAACGCTCCATCTCATGGTTGGAAGGTTGAGGTTGAGAAAGCCATTTCAACCTTGATTAATTACATTGTCAGCGACACAAAATCTTACTCGTTTGACGCATTGAAATTCGAGACTAAATTTGATAATCCTATTGAAGAAGAGCCGATTGTTGAAGTTAACTTTGCAGCCGAACAAGAGATAGAATTTCCCGATATTATTCTAGATGACGAGAAAGGTATACCCGTTATATTATTAACAGAATTTAACATGCTAGACAAACTTATCTTTCACAGGACAAACGATTCGACTGAAGTATCACCTGCTagctttaataaatttaagtcaaCGATGGAGTGTCCGTTATTTTTGTTGAACGATTCAGATATTAGTGAATCTATCGGATACTTTTACACTTTAAATGTGTATAAACAGTTATTGACAAACACCAATAAGACTGAGCCGCGTACTCGGAGACCATATCACGGCGGCCTGGTGCTAATAGACACAGATGAATTTGATAAATACAATGATTACATTTTAGCGGcgacatatttttatttcaaaaaaattaattacaatattGGTTTGTTCTATTACATTTTGTTGAAAAATTGCGAAAATAAAGAATGGATGGATATAAATGTGGTTAAACAGTTTAAGAAGTATGTAATGCGACGCATTAGTTCGACTGTGTGTAAAATCGGGCTATCAGGATTGCCGCTAGACCCTCCATATATCACGTCTTTGCCAACTGCTTTGTGGTACTGCGTTGAATTATCGTCATGCATATTTAGAAATGATCATCAAAATTTCACGCACGAACGTTTAAGAATGTATTACGGTGTAGCGCATTGTATGATCGAAATATTAAAGGATCTCAATTACGATTTAGATTTAGAGTCTATAGGAAAACGTAGAGACGTAATTAGGCATGTTATGATTTTGAAGAAAATTCCAACACATGGAGAAAGGGTGTATTATTTGttagaaaaaatattcaaaaatgtTAACGGTTTTCTGGTTTCTGAAATTGAAAAACCCTTTAACATAAGGAAACTCAGTTACCTAAACTTGGATCACAAAGGTATGTTAGGCGATGATGATATTAATGATGGTGTAGTAGTTAATCTTAACGACTACGTGCacttaatgtattttataaatgatCAAAACAAATCAAAAGATGGTAGAGGTATGTTTGAAATATGTGACAAAACATTCCGTCCTTTTTTTACTGTTGAGAATAACAAATCATTTTACGCTGAGTTAAATGAGGTTTCTAAAAAAGTAGTTATAAATGACGACAGTGACAAAGATAAAGTAAATGTTACTTACGATGCGATTGATACGATGGAGTTTGATAGGATTTTGTCTGTATACAATTTGTTTATTAATTGCGTCAAAGATACCGAGAAATATCCCACCTTAGATGAATACATTGAATACATTTTAAAGAAAAAGAAATATCACGGTGATTTGGTAACAATTTTTCCATCAAATGTTATATACATGATTAACGAAGTGTACTCGCGTTACCAGGATATAGTGAAAAATGTCGACGTTAAAGAATTTATACACATATGTAAAACTTATGTAAGTCGAATTGAACGTGTTAAAATAGAAGGAATAATGACATTTAATAGCGATAAGGAAATTCTAGAATTTATTATTAGTGAGAAGCGTAAAgttaatttgaaaaaaaccggccaagacaAACCACGTGTGGTGAAGAGTTCTGTGCCTTCAAACCAGGCAAAAAcccaacaaacaaaacaaataagCAAACGAAAGGGTCCGCAGCGGCACTTCAGAGGAAGGCGTCCTTTTAGGAGACGAGGTTTTGTGCCGAATACTCAAAAACCGACGAACTAA
- the LOC134795002 gene encoding uncharacterized protein LOC134795002, giving the protein MNKSMKASRAKRPNLNHNTKMRTFTNFVTIIVFLIANILCFQPMTKEEHIEQFNKMDAEVEPFRKNLTECARQVKASMTDVETFLKRVPQSTLQGKCFVACILKRNSIIVKNKIVPRNLLDANKAVYGDDSEVLARLRSAIKECLKAVEGIFEICEYASVFNDCMHMKMEHILDRVTMERRMEALGQMTTNPDVWTEEDDELLKLVKDEL; this is encoded by the coding sequence ATGAACAAAAGCATGAAGGCAAGCAGAGCGAAACGACCGAATTTGAACCACAACACGAAAATGCGAACTTTCACGAATTTCGTCACAATAATTGTATTTTTGATAGCGAACATCCTATGCTTCCAGCCGATGACTAAAGAGGAACATATAGAACAGTTCAACAAGATGGATGCTGAAGTTGAACCGTTTAGGAAGAATCTGACTGAATGCGCGCGGCAAGTCAAAGCTTCTATGACGGACGTCGAAACATTCCTTAAAAGGGTACCGCAGTCAACGCTGCAGGGTAAATGCTTCGTAGCTTGCATTTTAAAACGTAATTCCATTATTGTGAAGAACAAAATAGTCCCAAGGAACCTTTTGGATGCTAATAAAGCTGTATACGGGGATGATAGTGAAGTGTTAGCGCGTTTGAGAAGCGCTATCAAGGAATGTTTGAAAGCTGTTGAAGGGATTTTTGAGATATGTGAATACGCGTCGGTTTTTAATGATTGTATGCATATGAAGATGGAACATATTTTGGATAGAGTGACGATGGAAAGGAGGATGGAGGCCCTGGGACAGATGACGACGAACCCCGACGTGTGGACAGAGGAGGATGATGAGTTATTGAAGCTTGTTAAAGACGAGCTTTAG